The following coding sequences are from one Zonotrichia albicollis isolate bZonAlb1 chromosome 13, bZonAlb1.hap1, whole genome shotgun sequence window:
- the LOC102073660 gene encoding uncharacterized protein LOC102073660 isoform X2 — translation MTAIRAGTGSGPEAGFGGGRSQPRTASRTAPGSAPRSRHRAPLPAMPALLALLAVALLALLGAGRAAAPGSWAPLKRWALGCLLLCLGACRQRAATGTAEPRRPRPLRADPHALDSLYFTGFAETNSSFVIARLARRPAGLCEMWLFLRLDGIGEFEHPQHPNMMVRDESKEIWSGGGLTMEYLEPQMCWKINFDGLLRKGSYRQQWSEEEGELVPVKFSLQWENSTDVFNFNVDSNPSTFARALAQEPWTIELFQRVRKQREQHFRHEQWGRSAGEIEIENSGKMELSLQGIRSHSYGVRNWAEIRRYVMILAHFEDGTAAHLTVISMPATTTHLTVGYVFFPDGRKAGIEWSNASLAELAEDGLIQEEYGVTFTAGGKSFDVSAALDKQACPVVYNGLTGRGVFHECIADFRLNGLTPGWGLVEFYYRDEAAQPVPNLQLGSRAEGPDPAIDASPS, via the exons ATGACCGCGATCCGAGCCGGGACGGGGAGCGGCCCCGAGGCGGGGTTTGGGGGCGGCCGGAGCCAGCCCCGCACCGCGTCCCGCACCGCACCGGGCTCCGCTCCCCGCTCCCGGCACCGCGCTCCTCTCCCGGCAATGCCGGCTCTGCTGGCGCTGCTGGCCGTGGCGCTGCTGGCGCTGCTCGGGGCCGGACGAGCGGCCGCCCCCGGCTCCTGGGCTCCGCTGAAGcgctgggccctgggctgcctcctgctctgcctcggCGCCTGCCGGCAGCGAGCGGCCACAGGCACCGCCGAGCCCCGCCGGCCGCGCCCGCTCCGCGCCGACCCCCAC gctCTGGATTCCCTGTACTTCACCGGCTTTGCAGAGACCAACAGCAGCTTTGTGATCGCTCGCCTCGCCCGCCGTCCCGCTGGCCTGTGTGAGATGTGGCTCTTCctcaggctggatgggatagGAGAGTTTGAA caCCCACAGCACCCAAACATGATGGTGAGAGATGAATCCAAAGAGATCTGGAGTGGAGGAGGACTCACTATGGAATACTTGGAGCCCCAAATGTGCTGGAAGATAAATTTTGATGGATTACTCAG GAAAGGATCCTACAGACAGCAGtggagtgaggaggaaggagagcttGTACCAGTTAAATTCTCTTTGCA gTGGGAGAACTCCACAGATGTTTTTAACTTTAATGTTGACAGTAACCCCAGCACATTTGCTCGTGCTTTAGCCCAGGAGCCTTGGACCATCGAGCTCTTCCAGAGGGTCAGAAA acAAAGGGAGCAGCATTTCCGACACGAGCAGTGGGGCCGGTCTGCTGGAGAGATTGAAATAGAAAATTCTGGGAAAATGGAACTTTCCCTCCAAGGCATTCGGAGCCACTCCTATG gtgtCCGGAACTGGGCTGAGATTCGCCGTTATGTGATGATTTTGGCACACTTTGAA GATGGGACTGCAGCACATTTAACAGTTATCAGCATGCCAGCTACCACAACTCA CCTCACTGTAGGTTATGTGTTTTTTCCTGATGGGAGGAAGGCTGGCATTGAGTGGTCCAACGCctccctggctgagctggctgaGGATGGGCTGATCCAGGAGGAGTATGGAGTCACTTTTACTGCTG GTGGCAAGAGCTTTGATGTTTCTGCAGCTCTGGATAAGCAGGCCTGCCCCGTGGTGTACAATGGCCTGACAGGGAGAGGAGTTTTCCACGAGTGCATTGCAGATTTCAGACTCAATGGGCTAACACCAGGCTGGGGCCTGGTTGAATTTTATTACAG GGACGAGGCCGCCCAGCCGGTTCCAAACCTGCAGCTTGGTTCCAGAGCAGAGGGCCCTGACCCTGCC
- the LOC102073660 gene encoding uncharacterized protein LOC102073660 isoform X1, producing MTAIRAGTGSGPEAGFGGGRSQPRTASRTAPGSAPRSRHRAPLPAMPALLALLAVALLALLGAGRAAAPGSWAPLKRWALGCLLLCLGACRQRAATGTAEPRRPRPLRADPHALDSLYFTGFAETNSSFVIARLARRPAGLCEMWLFLRLDGIGEFEHPQHPNMMVRDESKEIWSGGGLTMEYLEPQMCWKINFDGLLRKGSYRQQWSEEEGELVPVKFSLQWENSTDVFNFNVDSNPSTFARALAQEPWTIELFQRVRKQREQHFRHEQWGRSAGEIEIENSGKMELSLQGIRSHSYGVRNWAEIRRYVMILAHFEDGTAAHLTVISMPATTTHLTVGYVFFPDGRKAGIEWSNASLAELAEDGLIQEEYGVTFTAGGKSFDVSAALDKQACPVVYNGLTGRGVFHECIADFRLNGLTPGWGLVEFYYRDEPAQPVPNLQLGSRAEGPDPAIDASPS from the exons ATGACCGCGATCCGAGCCGGGACGGGGAGCGGCCCCGAGGCGGGGTTTGGGGGCGGCCGGAGCCAGCCCCGCACCGCGTCCCGCACCGCACCGGGCTCCGCTCCCCGCTCCCGGCACCGCGCTCCTCTCCCGGCAATGCCGGCTCTGCTGGCGCTGCTGGCCGTGGCGCTGCTGGCGCTGCTCGGGGCCGGACGAGCGGCCGCCCCCGGCTCCTGGGCTCCGCTGAAGcgctgggccctgggctgcctcctgctctgcctcggCGCCTGCCGGCAGCGAGCGGCCACAGGCACCGCCGAGCCCCGCCGGCCGCGCCCGCTCCGCGCCGACCCCCAC gctCTGGATTCCCTGTACTTCACCGGCTTTGCAGAGACCAACAGCAGCTTTGTGATCGCTCGCCTCGCCCGCCGTCCCGCTGGCCTGTGTGAGATGTGGCTCTTCctcaggctggatgggatagGAGAGTTTGAA caCCCACAGCACCCAAACATGATGGTGAGAGATGAATCCAAAGAGATCTGGAGTGGAGGAGGACTCACTATGGAATACTTGGAGCCCCAAATGTGCTGGAAGATAAATTTTGATGGATTACTCAG GAAAGGATCCTACAGACAGCAGtggagtgaggaggaaggagagcttGTACCAGTTAAATTCTCTTTGCA gTGGGAGAACTCCACAGATGTTTTTAACTTTAATGTTGACAGTAACCCCAGCACATTTGCTCGTGCTTTAGCCCAGGAGCCTTGGACCATCGAGCTCTTCCAGAGGGTCAGAAA acAAAGGGAGCAGCATTTCCGACACGAGCAGTGGGGCCGGTCTGCTGGAGAGATTGAAATAGAAAATTCTGGGAAAATGGAACTTTCCCTCCAAGGCATTCGGAGCCACTCCTATG gtgtCCGGAACTGGGCTGAGATTCGCCGTTATGTGATGATTTTGGCACACTTTGAA GATGGGACTGCAGCACATTTAACAGTTATCAGCATGCCAGCTACCACAACTCA CCTCACTGTAGGTTATGTGTTTTTTCCTGATGGGAGGAAGGCTGGCATTGAGTGGTCCAACGCctccctggctgagctggctgaGGATGGGCTGATCCAGGAGGAGTATGGAGTCACTTTTACTGCTG GTGGCAAGAGCTTTGATGTTTCTGCAGCTCTGGATAAGCAGGCCTGCCCCGTGGTGTACAATGGCCTGACAGGGAGAGGAGTTTTCCACGAGTGCATTGCAGATTTCAGACTCAATGGGCTAACACCAGGCTGGGGCCTGGTTGAATTTTATTACAG GGACGAGCCCGCCCAGCCGGTTCCAAACCTGCAGCTTGGTTCCAGAGCAGAGGGCCCTGACCCTGCCATCGATGCTTCTCCCTCATGA